From Rissa tridactyla isolate bRisTri1 chromosome 7, bRisTri1.patW.cur.20221130, whole genome shotgun sequence, a single genomic window includes:
- the SUMF2 gene encoding inactive C-alpha-formylglycine-generating enzyme 2 isoform X1: MAPGAAGLALLLGYWALPAFGKDESMVQLPGGTFRMGSGSLEKRNDEGPVKEVTVKPFAIDKYPVTNGDFREFVREKKYKTEAEAFGWSFVFEDFVSEELKKKVTQKLESAPWWLPIEKAFWRQPSGPGSSIKDRLDYPVLHVSWNDARAFCAWKGKRLPAEEEWEFAARGGLEQRVYPWGNKFQPNRTNLWQGKFPRADTAEDGYHGVSPVAAFPPQNNYGLYDLLGNTWEWTATEYRAAGLSARQRAQKMQVLRGASWIDTADGSANHKARVTTRMGNTPDSASDNLSFRCAADVPPVTAEKSRTKPEL; the protein is encoded by the exons ATGGCCCCCGGAGCGGcggggctggccctgctgctgggctACTGGGCGCTGCCGG CGTTCGGAAAGGATGAGAGCATGGTGCAGCTGCCCGGGGGGACGTTTCGGATGGGATCCGGGTCCCTGGAGAAGAGGAATGACGAGGGGCCTGTGAAGGAGGTGACGGTGAAGCCGTTTGCTATCGACAAATATCCCGTCACCAACGGGGATTTCAG GGAGTTTGttagagaaaagaaatacaaaacagaagCGGAAGCGTTTGGCTGGAGCTTTGTCTTTGAGGATTTCGTatctgaagagctgaaaaaaaaagtcacccaaAAACTGGAG TCTGCCCCTTGGTGGCTGCCCATCGAGAAGGCTTTTTGGCGACAG CCCTCGGGTCCTGGCTCCAGCatcaaggacaggctggattaCCCGGTGCTGCACGTGAGCTGGAACGATGCGCGGGCGTTCTGTGCCTGGAAAGGGAAGAGGCTCCCGGCGGAGGAGGAGTGGGAATTTGCTGCCAGGGGAGGACTGGAGC AGAGGGTGTATCCCTGGGGAAACAAGTTTCAGCCGAACCGCACAAATCTGTGGCAG GGCAAGTTCCCGAGGGCCGACACGGCTGAAGACGGTTATCACGGCGTCTCTCCGGTGGCAGCGTTCCCTCCTCAGAACAACTACG GGCTGTACGACCTGCTGGGGAACACCTGGGAGTGGACGGCGACCGAGTACCGCGCTGCGGGGCTCTCGGCGAGGCAGCGCGCTCAGAAGATGCAGGTCCTGAGAGGTGCCTCGTGGATCGACACGGCAGACGGGTCTGCGAATCACAAAGCTCGTGTCACTACCAG AATGGGGAACACGCCGGACTCAGCCTCCGACAACCTCAGCTTCCGCTGCGCTGCTGACGTCCCGCCCGTCACGGCCGAGAAAAGCCGGACCAAACCCGAGCTCTGA
- the SUMF2 gene encoding inactive C-alpha-formylglycine-generating enzyme 2 isoform X2: MAPGAAGLALLLGYWALPAFGKDESMVQLPGGTFRMGSGSLEKRNDEGPVKEVTVKPFAIDKYPVTNGDFREFVREKKYKTEAEAFGWSFVFEDFVSEELKKKVTQKLESAPWWLPIEKAFWRQPSGPGSSIKDRLDYPVLHVSWNDARAFCAWKGKRLPAEEEWEFAARGGLERTYHQLPPSSKPREGVSLGKQVSAEPHKSVAGLYDLLGNTWEWTATEYRAAGLSARQRAQKMQVLRGASWIDTADGSANHKARVTTRMGNTPDSASDNLSFRCAADVPPVTAEKSRTKPEL; encoded by the exons ATGGCCCCCGGAGCGGcggggctggccctgctgctgggctACTGGGCGCTGCCGG CGTTCGGAAAGGATGAGAGCATGGTGCAGCTGCCCGGGGGGACGTTTCGGATGGGATCCGGGTCCCTGGAGAAGAGGAATGACGAGGGGCCTGTGAAGGAGGTGACGGTGAAGCCGTTTGCTATCGACAAATATCCCGTCACCAACGGGGATTTCAG GGAGTTTGttagagaaaagaaatacaaaacagaagCGGAAGCGTTTGGCTGGAGCTTTGTCTTTGAGGATTTCGTatctgaagagctgaaaaaaaaagtcacccaaAAACTGGAG TCTGCCCCTTGGTGGCTGCCCATCGAGAAGGCTTTTTGGCGACAG CCCTCGGGTCCTGGCTCCAGCatcaaggacaggctggattaCCCGGTGCTGCACGTGAGCTGGAACGATGCGCGGGCGTTCTGTGCCTGGAAAGGGAAGAGGCTCCCGGCGGAGGAGGAGTGGGAATTTGCTGCCAGGGGAGGACTGGAGCGTACGTaccaccagctcccaccttctTCCAAACCGAG AGAGGGTGTATCCCTGGGGAAACAAGTTTCAGCCGAACCGCACAAATCTGTGGCAG GGCTGTACGACCTGCTGGGGAACACCTGGGAGTGGACGGCGACCGAGTACCGCGCTGCGGGGCTCTCGGCGAGGCAGCGCGCTCAGAAGATGCAGGTCCTGAGAGGTGCCTCGTGGATCGACACGGCAGACGGGTCTGCGAATCACAAAGCTCGTGTCACTACCAG AATGGGGAACACGCCGGACTCAGCCTCCGACAACCTCAGCTTCCGCTGCGCTGCTGACGTCCCGCCCGTCACGGCCGAGAAAAGCCGGACCAAACCCGAGCTCTGA
- the SUMF2 gene encoding inactive C-alpha-formylglycine-generating enzyme 2 isoform X4 — MVQLPGGTFRMGSGSLEKRNDEGPVKEVTVKPFAIDKYPVTNGDFREFVREKKYKTEAEAFGWSFVFEDFVSEELKKKVTQKLESAPWWLPIEKAFWRQPSGPGSSIKDRLDYPVLHVSWNDARAFCAWKGKRLPAEEEWEFAARGGLEQRVYPWGNKFQPNRTNLWQGKFPRADTAEDGYHGVSPVAAFPPQNNYGLYDLLGNTWEWTATEYRAAGLSARQRAQKMQVLRGASWIDTADGSANHKARVTTRMGNTPDSASDNLSFRCAADVPPVTAEKSRTKPEL, encoded by the exons ATGGTGCAGCTGCCCGGGGGGACGTTTCGGATGGGATCCGGGTCCCTGGAGAAGAGGAATGACGAGGGGCCTGTGAAGGAGGTGACGGTGAAGCCGTTTGCTATCGACAAATATCCCGTCACCAACGGGGATTTCAG GGAGTTTGttagagaaaagaaatacaaaacagaagCGGAAGCGTTTGGCTGGAGCTTTGTCTTTGAGGATTTCGTatctgaagagctgaaaaaaaaagtcacccaaAAACTGGAG TCTGCCCCTTGGTGGCTGCCCATCGAGAAGGCTTTTTGGCGACAG CCCTCGGGTCCTGGCTCCAGCatcaaggacaggctggattaCCCGGTGCTGCACGTGAGCTGGAACGATGCGCGGGCGTTCTGTGCCTGGAAAGGGAAGAGGCTCCCGGCGGAGGAGGAGTGGGAATTTGCTGCCAGGGGAGGACTGGAGC AGAGGGTGTATCCCTGGGGAAACAAGTTTCAGCCGAACCGCACAAATCTGTGGCAG GGCAAGTTCCCGAGGGCCGACACGGCTGAAGACGGTTATCACGGCGTCTCTCCGGTGGCAGCGTTCCCTCCTCAGAACAACTACG GGCTGTACGACCTGCTGGGGAACACCTGGGAGTGGACGGCGACCGAGTACCGCGCTGCGGGGCTCTCGGCGAGGCAGCGCGCTCAGAAGATGCAGGTCCTGAGAGGTGCCTCGTGGATCGACACGGCAGACGGGTCTGCGAATCACAAAGCTCGTGTCACTACCAG AATGGGGAACACGCCGGACTCAGCCTCCGACAACCTCAGCTTCCGCTGCGCTGCTGACGTCCCGCCCGTCACGGCCGAGAAAAGCCGGACCAAACCCGAGCTCTGA
- the SUMF2 gene encoding inactive C-alpha-formylglycine-generating enzyme 2 isoform X3 produces the protein MAPGAAGLALLLGYWALPAFGKDESMVQLPGGTFRMGSGSLEKRNDEGPVKEVTVKPFAIDKYPVTNGDFREFVREKKYKTEAEAFGWSFVFEDFVSEELKKKVTQKLESAPWWLPIEKAFWRQPSGPGSSIKDRLDYPVLHVSWNDARAFCAWKGKRLPAEEEWEFAARGGLEQRVYPWGNKFQPNRTNLWQGKFPRADTAEDGYHGVSPVAAFPPQNNYGLYDLLGNTWEWTATEYRAAGLSARQRAQKMQVLRGASWIDTADGSANHKARVTTRGSH, from the exons ATGGCCCCCGGAGCGGcggggctggccctgctgctgggctACTGGGCGCTGCCGG CGTTCGGAAAGGATGAGAGCATGGTGCAGCTGCCCGGGGGGACGTTTCGGATGGGATCCGGGTCCCTGGAGAAGAGGAATGACGAGGGGCCTGTGAAGGAGGTGACGGTGAAGCCGTTTGCTATCGACAAATATCCCGTCACCAACGGGGATTTCAG GGAGTTTGttagagaaaagaaatacaaaacagaagCGGAAGCGTTTGGCTGGAGCTTTGTCTTTGAGGATTTCGTatctgaagagctgaaaaaaaaagtcacccaaAAACTGGAG TCTGCCCCTTGGTGGCTGCCCATCGAGAAGGCTTTTTGGCGACAG CCCTCGGGTCCTGGCTCCAGCatcaaggacaggctggattaCCCGGTGCTGCACGTGAGCTGGAACGATGCGCGGGCGTTCTGTGCCTGGAAAGGGAAGAGGCTCCCGGCGGAGGAGGAGTGGGAATTTGCTGCCAGGGGAGGACTGGAGC AGAGGGTGTATCCCTGGGGAAACAAGTTTCAGCCGAACCGCACAAATCTGTGGCAG GGCAAGTTCCCGAGGGCCGACACGGCTGAAGACGGTTATCACGGCGTCTCTCCGGTGGCAGCGTTCCCTCCTCAGAACAACTACG GGCTGTACGACCTGCTGGGGAACACCTGGGAGTGGACGGCGACCGAGTACCGCGCTGCGGGGCTCTCGGCGAGGCAGCGCGCTCAGAAGATGCAGGTCCTGAGAGGTGCCTCGTGGATCGACACGGCAGACGGGTCTGCGAATCACAAAGCTCGTGTCACTACCAG AGGGTCGCATTGA